The genomic segment TTCGCCAAGGGGTGGCCGTAGCTGCCCAGGCTGGTATTCAAGTCATCGGCAATGATGAAGAGGACATTGGGCCGGGCTTTTTCGGCAGCGGGCAGGATCGCTGGGACCAGAAGTCCGAGGCACAAAAGGAGACGGAGAGAACGCGCGGCAATCATGGTGGTGAGGTGGGAACCGGCGCTGAAACGCCAAGGGCTGCCCGCTTCTCTCCAAGGAAAATGCCAAAGCGCAGTGGGGCGCAGGGATTTCACTCCCCAGCCATCTTGACCCGGTAGCGCAGGGCCTCGGTGTGGGCACCGGGGTCTTTCTTCTTGGCCAGCTCCTGGACGTACTCTTCCAAGGGTTCATCCTCCTGCGGGGAAAGCGGGCGGATATCGGGGTCGCTCATCAGCCAGCGTGCCCAGCGCATGGCGGTGGCATCCTTGTCGTCTGCCTTTTTGGGCACTTGGGCCAGGGCATTGTGTACCTGGGCCAGCCCCAGGGTCTGGGCTTTGCCGTCTTCGGAGAGACGCCGCCGGGCCTGCGTCTCCGCGAGATTGAGGAACCAGTCCGGCAGCGTTTCCGGTGCCTGCGGCATGGGCAGAGAGAACCAGCCCTGACCTTCCATGCGAAAGACCATCTTTTGACCGTCGGCGCTCACATGCACCTCCGTCAGCCCACTGCCCTGGCGCAGGCCGGGGGTCAACCCATCGCCGGTGCGGGCATCCCAGACGCGGATTTCGCCCTCATCCGTGACGGTGACGAGATGACGGCCATCGCTGCTCATGGCCAGGGCATTGACGAAAGATTCATGGCGGATGGCAATGCCGGTGGCCTTGCCGCTGGGCACATCCCAGAGCCTCACTTCCTGGTCCCGGCCCGAGGTGGCGGCCAGCGTGCCATCTTCCGAAATGGCCACGGCACCGACGGCCGGAGGGTGGGTGAAGGAGGGACCCACAGGCTGGAAGCCGCCCGCCACCTTCAGCACGGAGACACGCCCCATGCCATCTGCGATGGCGAGGTGGGTGCCCGCACGGTTCCAGGCGCGTGTTTGGGCCTCCAGCACGGCGGGCGGGGCATCCTTCGGCAGCGTGGGCGTTTCCAGGTAAAATTCATGCGCCTCGGCCAGGTAGCGCCGGGTAGTCATGCGCTGGTAGGTGCTCCATACCTGCACGCTGGGCTCATGCCGGGGTGCGACGATGAGCATGGAGCCATCGGGCGTGACGCTGATCTGGGCGATGCTGTGACGTAGCCGCTGGGCCACGCGTTCGCCCGTCACCGTATTCCACACCTGCATCTCGCCGTGGCGGGAGACGCTGGTGACGAGCCCCTGCTCCAGGGCCTGGGCAGCGGTGAGAATCTCGCCATCGTGGGCCTGGGCCGGGGTGCGGGGCTGGCCCTTGGTCAAATCCCAGGCGTGCAGGTAGCCGCGGCTGTCGCCCACGGTCAGGGTACTGGCATCGGCATTCATGCTCAGGCACATGACGGAGGAAGGGTGGCCCAGGGGCGGCAGCAGCTCCGTCTCCGTGCGGAAGTTACCGACGTGGACGGTTCCCGAATGCAGGCCGACGGCGATCATTTCGCGCTCGCGATGAATCGCCAGGGAGGAGATGCCGTCCCGGGTTTCAAAAGGGTCGCCGATGGTTTTGCCACTGCTCAGATCCCAGACGACGGCCTGGCCTTTGACGTCCTGGCTTTCCACCACATGGGCCGCAGCCACCAGGGTGCCCAGGTAGTCGAGAGTGACCAGATGGACGGGAAAGGCGGCTGAATTCAGCACCCGTCCGGGCCGGTCCAGATGGCGCATGTCCCAGACCTGGATGGTGCCACCTTCACCACCGACCGCCAGAATCTGCCCATCGCCGGAGAGGGCTAGGCTGAGCACAGACTGCGGCAGCTTTGGCTGCAGCGGTGCATGCGTGCCATCGGTC from the Prosthecobacter algae genome contains:
- a CDS encoding serine/threonine-protein kinase, producing the protein MPEDVTLITQGQRSSLTQAPLTRTRGNGVRSADLLKDNDGWLEGKFRLLEKLGEGGFGLVFKAEQVQPIQRLVAVKILKAGMDTQQVIARFDTERQSLALMEHPNIARVLDAGETERGQPYFVMELVRGRSITSYASKKNLTLNQRLELFIPVCQAVNHAHQKGIIHRDLKPSNVMVMEEDGNPVPKVIDFGIAKVLEQKDVSQTLATGMDQLVGTPGYISPEQIEHGSSHVDTRSDVYALGSILMELLTGKALVTPMDIAQKPLHQILRDQVERDPPKPSSRESSLKGDLDWIILKALERDPARRYGNADDLADDLRRYLRHEPVRACPPSRAYVIGKFVRRHQVGVAAGVSIALAVLAGGITSTALYFEAEKNRVAAEEAGSNLKKEYSRSDEVMARQFTERRDYTESVAWLTRALRTDPGNRLAATNLLSLLQHKHLLHPTTPDLPLPPGAQEARLVALSRQAGKAVAVSTVQPKSDKGSPKSVLSIWDTTTHERTDHALPRQTIATCLAVSQDGQTVILALDNGQVERWSLTDGTHAPLQPKLPQSVLSLALSGDGQILAVGGEGGTIQVWDMRHLDRPGRVLNSAAFPVHLVTLDYLGTLVAAAHVVESQDVKGQAVVWDLSSGKTIGDPFETRDGISSLAIHREREMIAVGLHSGTVHVGNFRTETELLPPLGHPSSVMCLSMNADASTLTVGDSRGYLHAWDLTKGQPRTPAQAHDGEILTAAQALEQGLVTSVSRHGEMQVWNTVTGERVAQRLRHSIAQISVTPDGSMLIVAPRHEPSVQVWSTYQRMTTRRYLAEAHEFYLETPTLPKDAPPAVLEAQTRAWNRAGTHLAIADGMGRVSVLKVAGGFQPVGPSFTHPPAVGAVAISEDGTLAATSGRDQEVRLWDVPSGKATGIAIRHESFVNALAMSSDGRHLVTVTDEGEIRVWDARTGDGLTPGLRQGSGLTEVHVSADGQKMVFRMEGQGWFSLPMPQAPETLPDWFLNLAETQARRRLSEDGKAQTLGLAQVHNALAQVPKKADDKDATAMRWARWLMSDPDIRPLSPQEDEPLEEYVQELAKKKDPGAHTEALRYRVKMAGE